The following nucleotide sequence is from Halogeometricum borinquense DSM 11551.
CGTAGACCACGAACTCGAACTGGACGACGAATGGTTCCGCGTCGCCGTCACCGACCACGACAGACTGGATGAGGGCGTAGACCTCTCGGGACACGACGTGGTGGTTGCCGTCGGTCGCGGCATCGGTGACGATCCGACCCGCGGGATGGAGTTGGCTCTCGAACTCGCGGACGCGTTCGAGGACGCCGATGTCGGCGTCACGCGTGGCATCGTCACCGGGTCGTACTCGTTCGATGCGCACGTCGAGCAGTACACCCAAGAGGAACGACAGATCGGTGAAACCGGACAGGTCGTCGCGCCGGAACTGTACGTTGCGGCGGGCATCTCCGGCGCAATCCAGCACAAAGTCGGGATGGACGAGTCGGAGACGGTTGTCGCCATCAACACCGACCCCGAGGCACGCATCCGCGACTTCTCCGATTACTTCATCGAGGGCGACCTGTTCGAGGTGCTTCCCGAACTGACCGAGGCGGTGAAAAGCGGCTCGTTCGAGTTCGGCACCGCCGCCGAAGAGGCAGCGACGGACGGCGGCGCACAGACAGGCAGCGACATAGAGACAGACGGTGATGGGCGGTCTGATGGGAGTGAGCGACGATGACAGAACACGAACACTACGAGGCAGTCGTCGTCGGGGCGGGACCCGGCGGGGCCGCGGCGGCGGCGACGCTCGCGCGATACGGTATCGAAACGTTGGTTCTCGAACGCGGCGTCGAAGCCGGGTCGAAGAACGTCTCCGGCGGTATTATTTACGGCGAGCAGTCCGCGCCGGTAACCATCGACGATCTGTTCCCGGACTTCCGCGAGGAAGCCGTAGAGCGTCCTGTGACGCGCTACTACCTCCACAACGTCGCTGGCGACAAAGTGGAGACGATGGATCTGACGGACCTGCACGAACACGACACCGAGTGGGCCGACGCCGTTCTCCGCCGGAAGATGGACTCGTGGTTAGAAGACCGAGTCCACGAGATGGCTCGCGAGACGGGCGGCGGTCTGTTAACCGGCGTCCACGTGAACGGATTACTCCGCGACGGCCACGGCGAGATTATCGGCGTCACGACGGACGAACTCGAACCGCTGGAGGCGGACGTGATAATCGCCGCTGACGGCGTCAACTCCGAGCTAGCGCGCGATGCGGGCCTGATGGACTGGGATGACCCCGAGGAGTGGTTCCAAGGCGTGAAGGCCGTCGTGGACCTGCCCCCGGAGACAGTGAACGACCGATTCGCGCTGGAAGAAGACGAGGGTGCCGCCCACCTGTTTTCCGGTGACCTGTTCAGCGACGTTCGCGGCGGCGGCTTCCTCTACACGAACCGCGATTCGTTGTCGGTCGGGACGGTGTTCCACCTCGATAGCCTCGTGGCCGAACAAGCCGAACCGCACGAACTCTTAGACGCCCTGTTGACGCATCCACTCTTGGCGCAGTGGTTGGATGACGACTATCACGAACGCGAGTACGCCGCGAAACTCGTCCCTGACTCGAAGAAAGTAGCGCTCCGGAAACCGTACGCAGAGCGTCTGCTCCTCGTCGGTGACGCCGCGGGGCAGATGCAGGCACAGGGACCGATCATCAAGGGGATGAACCATGCCGTCACCGCGGGCGCACTCGCCGCCGAGGCGTTCGCACAGGCGAAAGGCCGCAACAAGCCCGATCAAGCAGGAAAACTGTACGCGCAGAAACTCCGCGAGGAGGGCGTGATGAGCAAACTGCGGCCGCGAGGATACGACCTCGTGCGGACACTCGGCGAGCGCGACGATGTGACGAACGTCGTAGACTCTGTTCTCAGTTCGCGTCTCGGCCGACTCGGCATCCGCGCTCTCAGCGGCGGCCTCGAACGACTGTACGGATCACCGCGGTTGGCCGCTATCGTGCCCGACACGCGAACGCCGTACGTGACGCTTCCGACGGTCATCGCCGAGGAACTCGGAACGCACATCGCCGAGACGAATCACGTCGAACCGCCGAGTCTGGAAGAACGCATCGGCGAGTTGACGTACGATACCGACGTTGGAAATCCCCACATCGTCTTGCGCGATGACTCTTACGAAGCGAGCGGGGCGGCCGTTACCGCCTGTCCGGTGAGCGCCGAGGACTTCGGCGGCGGATGCTACCGCGACGAGTTCATTCGGACCAATGGCGAGCAAGAACACGTCGTGAGCCTCGACACGCAACCTTGCGTGGAGTGTGGGACGTGCGCCATCGTCGCT
It contains:
- a CDS encoding FAD-dependent monooxygenase, with the protein product MTEHEHYEAVVVGAGPGGAAAAATLARYGIETLVLERGVEAGSKNVSGGIIYGEQSAPVTIDDLFPDFREEAVERPVTRYYLHNVAGDKVETMDLTDLHEHDTEWADAVLRRKMDSWLEDRVHEMARETGGGLLTGVHVNGLLRDGHGEIIGVTTDELEPLEADVIIAADGVNSELARDAGLMDWDDPEEWFQGVKAVVDLPPETVNDRFALEEDEGAAHLFSGDLFSDVRGGGFLYTNRDSLSVGTVFHLDSLVAEQAEPHELLDALLTHPLLAQWLDDDYHEREYAAKLVPDSKKVALRKPYAERLLLVGDAAGQMQAQGPIIKGMNHAVTAGALAAEAFAQAKGRNKPDQAGKLYAQKLREEGVMSKLRPRGYDLVRTLGERDDVTNVVDSVLSSRLGRLGIRALSGGLERLYGSPRLAAIVPDTRTPYVTLPTVIAEELGTHIAETNHVEPPSLEERIGELTYDTDVGNPHIVLRDDSYEASGAAVTACPVSAEDFGGGCYRDEFIRTNGEQEHVVSLDTQPCVECGTCAIVADTDWTHPRGGKGVAFEDG